Proteins co-encoded in one Grus americana isolate bGruAme1 chromosome 12, bGruAme1.mat, whole genome shotgun sequence genomic window:
- the RPS4X gene encoding 40S ribosomal protein S4, X isoform, protein MARGPKKHLKRVAAPKHWMLDKLTGVFAPRPSTGPHKLRECLPLIIFLRNRLKYALTGDEVKKICMQRFIKIDGKVRTDITYPAGFMDVISIEKTGEHFRLVYDTKGRFAVHRITAEEAKYKLCKVRKIFVGTKGIPHLVTHDARTIRYPDPLIKVNDTVQIDLETGKITDFIKFDTGNLCMVTGGANLGRIGVITNRERHPGSFDVVHVKDANGNSFATRLSNIFVIGKGNKPWISLPRGKGIRLTIAEERDKRLAAKQSSG, encoded by the exons ATG GCCCGTGGCCCCAAGAAGCACCTGAAGCGCGTGGCTGCGCCCAAGCATTGGATGCTGGACAAGCTGACGGGCGTCTTT GCACCCCGTCCATCGACAGGTCCTCACAAGCTGAGGGAATGCCTTCCGCTCATCATCTTTCTGCGGAACAGGCTGAAGTATGCCCTGACAGGAGACGAGGTCAAGAAGATATGCATGCAGAGGTTCATCAAGATAGATGGCAAAGTCCGCACAGACATCACCTATCCTGCGGGCTTCATGG ATGTCATCAGCATCGAGAAGACAGGCGAGCATTTCCGCTTGGTGTACGATACCAAGGGCCGGTTTGCTGTTCACCGCATCACAGCTGAAGAGGCCAAG TACAAGCTGTGCAAGGTGAGGAAGATCTTTGTGGGCACCAAAGGAATCCCTCATCTGGTCACCCATGATGCCCGCACCATCCGCTATCCGGACCCCCTCATCAAGGTGAACGATACGGTCCAGATTGACCTGGAGACAGGCAAGATCACAGATTTCATCAAGTTTGACACAG GTAACCTGTGCATGGTGACCGGCGGTGCCAACTTGGGCCGTATTGGGGTGATCACCAACCGGGAGAGACACCCTGGGTCATTTGACGTGGTTCACGTGAAGGACGCCAATGGCAATAGCTTTGCCACCAGGCTCTCCAACATCTTCGTTATTGGCAAA GGTAACAAGCCGTGGATCTCCCTGCCCCGTGGAAAGGGCATCCGCCTGACCATTGCTGAAGAGAGAGACAAGAGACTGGCGGCCAAGCAGAGCAGCGGGTGA
- the LOC129212010 gene encoding uncharacterized protein LOC129212010 isoform X2 — translation MRRTDGVPEGSQPPRDRRAAVPPFGHEAAAAEAALCAPVRYRRCSTALRLRRDSGSSSELPAGRTRPGRHRRCSSSARREAEAFPYREAATSAAAAARKRCNIAMPLPVASEHRGDVQPSSACRDMPEDDPGMSPSRVPSAWQQDAA, via the exons ATGCGCCGGACGGACGGCGTGCCGGAGGGTTCGCAGCCGCCGCGCGACCGCCGGGCTGCAGTACCGCCCTTCGGCCACGAGGCGGCAGCAGCGGAGGCGGCGCTGTGCGCACCCGTGCGGTACCGGCGCTGCAGCACGGCGCTTCGGCTACGACGAgacagcggcagcagcagcgagcTCCCGGCCGGCCGCACGCGCCCGGGGCGGCACCGGCGCTGCAGTTCGAGCGCCCGCCGTGAGGCAGAGGCGTTTCCTTACCGGGAAGCAGCAACGAGCGCGGCGGCAGCAGCCCGCAAGCGTTGCAACATCGCAATGCCGTTACCG GTGGCCTCTGAGCACAGAGGCGATGTACagccctcctctgcctgcagggaCATGCCCGAGGATGACCCAGGTATGTCCCCAAGTCGAGTGCCGTCAGCCTGGCAGCAAGATGCAGCTTGA
- the LOC129212010 gene encoding uncharacterized protein LOC129212010 isoform X1 — protein MRRTDGVPEGSQPPRDRRAAVPPFGHEAAAAEAALCAPVRYRRCSTALRLRRDSGSSSELPAGRTRPGRHRRCSSSARREAEAFPYREAATSAAAAARKRCNIAMPLPVGGNVERGGAYPRSRRSVAGREEPAPLRGARAAVPKFAHQAAATRRVPRVTTHARLLSRNIDFWSRFETSARMRAFRPIPTHPKAPPSRDGSPELRSAAPGWTPPPPRRCSVHPKAPEAGGL, from the exons ATGCGCCGGACGGACGGCGTGCCGGAGGGTTCGCAGCCGCCGCGCGACCGCCGGGCTGCAGTACCGCCCTTCGGCCACGAGGCGGCAGCAGCGGAGGCGGCGCTGTGCGCACCCGTGCGGTACCGGCGCTGCAGCACGGCGCTTCGGCTACGACGAgacagcggcagcagcagcgagcTCCCGGCCGGCCGCACGCGCCCGGGGCGGCACCGGCGCTGCAGTTCGAGCGCCCGCCGTGAGGCAGAGGCGTTTCCTTACCGGGAAGCAGCAACGAGCGCGGCGGCAGCAGCCCGCAAGCGTTGCAACATCGCAATGCCGTTACCGGTGGGTGGCAACGTGGAGCGCGGCGGCGCCTACCCGCGGTCCCGCCGTTCGGTCGCCGGGCGGGAGGAGCCAGCGCCCCTGCGCGGCGCTCGtgctgcagtaccgaaatttgcTCACCAGGCGGCAGCAACGCGCCGGGTGCCGCGCGTCACTACGCATGCGCGGCTCTTGAGCCGCAATATCGACTTTTGGTCGCGGTTTGAAACGTCAGCGCGCATGCGCGCATTCCGACCAATcccgactcacccgaaagccccgccgagccgcgacggcagccccgagctccgcagcgcggctccgggctggacccccccccccccccgccgctgctCTGTGCATCCCAAGGCACCGGAGGCTG GTGGCCTCTGA